The proteins below are encoded in one region of Polynucleobacter sp. AP-Nino-20-G2:
- a CDS encoding ABC transporter ATP-binding protein, whose product MSHQPKSIAANHVGKSVKTSDGDLAILHDIDFEISQGDSVAIIGASGSGKSTLLSMLAGLDLPSVGQVTLMGKNLNELDEDGRAKLRGECVGFVFQSFQLLPHLNALENVMLPLELSGTSQSEAKLAGEVWLEKVGLQSRASHFPNTLSGGEQQRIALARAFINQPAILFADEPTGSLDEASGKRVIELLFELNRENSSTLVLVTHDPALAARCNRQIRLSGGRLA is encoded by the coding sequence ATGAGCCATCAGCCTAAATCAATCGCCGCTAACCATGTGGGTAAGTCTGTCAAAACATCCGATGGTGATTTGGCCATTTTGCACGACATTGATTTTGAAATCAGTCAAGGCGACAGTGTCGCCATTATTGGCGCATCTGGTTCTGGAAAAAGTACCTTATTAAGTATGTTGGCTGGCTTAGATTTGCCCTCGGTCGGGCAGGTGACGCTCATGGGTAAAAATCTCAACGAGCTGGACGAAGATGGCAGGGCCAAACTCAGGGGTGAATGTGTGGGGTTTGTTTTTCAGTCATTTCAACTCCTCCCACATTTGAATGCCTTGGAAAATGTCATGTTGCCGCTTGAGCTATCTGGCACATCCCAGTCTGAGGCTAAGTTGGCAGGTGAGGTTTGGCTTGAAAAGGTCGGCCTGCAAAGTAGGGCCAGCCACTTTCCTAATACCTTATCGGGTGGCGAGCAACAGAGAATCGCCTTGGCTAGGGCCTTTATAAATCAACCGGCCATCCTATTTGCTGATGAGCCAACGGGGAGTCTGGATGAGGCTAGTGGGAAGCGGGTAATTGAGCTACTTTTTGAGCTAAATCGTGAGAATTCCTCAACATTGGTTTTGGTAACTCATGATCCAGCCTTGGCTGCACGGTGTAATCGTCAAATCCGCCTCAGCGGCGGTCGCCTGGCTTGA
- a CDS encoding arylesterase: MGLFCLLLSIHSWANTNPVILVLGDSLSAEYGLPRGSGWVGLLQAQLKQDSSSWTVFNASISGETSSGGLTRLPLLLSQKKPGIVIIELGANDALRGLSISQTDANLRRLISLSKQSGAKVLLLGMQIPPNYGQGYTAQFKALYPALAKEEKIELLPFFLEGVATRPELFQPDRMHPNVDAQVLLFKNVWGSMAPYQNILKQTGK; encoded by the coding sequence ATGGGCCTATTTTGCCTGTTATTAAGCATTCATTCATGGGCCAACACCAACCCAGTGATTTTAGTACTCGGTGACAGCCTCTCAGCAGAATACGGGCTGCCACGAGGCTCCGGATGGGTCGGCCTGCTACAAGCTCAGTTAAAGCAAGATTCAAGTTCGTGGACGGTATTTAATGCCAGCATCAGTGGCGAGACAAGTTCAGGTGGACTCACTCGATTACCCTTGCTTCTATCCCAAAAGAAGCCCGGCATTGTTATCATTGAACTGGGTGCAAATGATGCCCTTCGCGGGCTTTCGATTTCTCAAACAGATGCCAATTTACGCAGGCTAATCTCTCTAAGCAAGCAATCAGGTGCCAAGGTTTTGCTACTAGGAATGCAAATACCGCCGAACTACGGTCAGGGCTACACAGCTCAATTCAAAGCGCTCTACCCCGCCTTGGCTAAAGAAGAGAAGATTGAATTGCTGCCTTTTTTCTTGGAAGGTGTTGCCACAAGACCGGAGTTATTTCAACCCGATCGAATGCATCCAAATGTGGATGCTCAGGTGCTCCTATTTAAAAACGTATGGGGCTCGATGGCCCCATATCAAAATATACTCAAGCAGACGGGAAAATAA